One window of Mesorhizobium sp. WSM4904 genomic DNA carries:
- the topA gene encoding type I DNA topoisomerase gives MDVVVVESPAKAKTINKYLGKNYKVLASFGHVRDLPAKDGSVRPDEDFAMSWSVDTASGKRLADIAKAVKDADGLILATDPDREGEAISWHVLEVLRQKRALKDKPVSRVVFNAITKSSVLEAMANPRQIDAPLVDAYLARRALDYLVGFTLSPVLWRKLPGARSAGRVQSVALRLVCDRESEIERFIREEYWQIAAILNTPRNDSFEARLTAYAGKKLQKLDIANKAQADDIKAMLEGATFKALSVEAKPTKRNPGPPFTTSTLQQAASSRLGFSANRTMQVAQKLYEGMDIGGETAGLITYMRTDGVQMAPEAIDAARDAIVNEFGAKYLPEKPRYYSVKAKNAQEAHEAIRPTDFKRTPASVRQYLDADQARLYELIWKRAIASQMQPAEIERTTVEIEAVNGARTAELRAVGSVIRFDGFIAAYTDQKDEDAEDEESRRLPEIRANEQLAREAINATQHTTEPPPRYSEASLIKKLEELGIGRPSTYTAILKTLEDRDYVAIDRRKLVPQAKGRLLSAFLESFFERYVEYDFTASLEEKLDEISDGKLAWKDVLRDFWKDFSGAVDDIKELRVTDVLDALNDELAPLVFPAREDGSNPRICPKCGSGNLSLKLGKFGAFVGCSNYPECSYTRQLGDAANPNGENGNGEDGVKLLGKDPYTAEEITLRSGRFGPYIQRGEGKDAKRSSLPKGWTAESIDHEKALALLALPRDVGKHPETGKMISAGLGRYGPFVLHDGTYANLESIEDVFSIGLNRAVSVIAEKQQKGKAGRNGATPAALKELGDHPDGGGKIVVRDGRYGPYVNYGKVNATLPKGKDPQSVTMEEALALIAEKEAKGGGGKKPFRRAAKKG, from the coding sequence AATATCTGGGCAAGAACTATAAGGTCCTGGCCTCGTTCGGCCATGTCCGCGATCTGCCGGCCAAGGATGGTTCGGTGCGCCCGGACGAGGACTTCGCCATGTCCTGGTCGGTCGACACCGCCTCCGGCAAGCGTCTCGCCGACATCGCCAAGGCGGTCAAGGACGCCGACGGGCTGATCCTCGCCACCGACCCGGATCGCGAGGGTGAGGCGATTTCCTGGCATGTGCTGGAAGTGCTGCGGCAGAAGCGCGCGCTGAAGGACAAGCCGGTCAGCCGCGTCGTCTTCAACGCCATCACCAAGTCTTCCGTGCTCGAAGCCATGGCCAATCCCCGCCAGATCGACGCGCCGCTGGTCGACGCCTATCTCGCTCGCCGCGCGCTCGACTATCTGGTCGGCTTCACGCTCTCGCCGGTGCTGTGGCGCAAGCTGCCCGGCGCCCGTTCTGCGGGGCGCGTTCAATCGGTGGCGCTGCGCCTCGTCTGCGATCGCGAATCCGAGATCGAGCGCTTCATCCGCGAGGAATATTGGCAGATCGCCGCCATCCTCAACACGCCGCGCAACGACAGCTTCGAGGCGCGGCTGACTGCCTATGCCGGCAAGAAGCTGCAGAAGCTCGACATCGCCAACAAGGCACAGGCCGACGACATCAAGGCGATGCTGGAAGGCGCGACCTTCAAGGCCTTGTCGGTCGAAGCCAAGCCCACCAAGCGCAACCCCGGACCGCCCTTCACCACTTCGACGCTGCAGCAGGCCGCCTCCTCGCGGCTCGGCTTCTCGGCCAACCGCACCATGCAGGTGGCGCAGAAACTCTACGAAGGCATGGACATCGGCGGCGAGACAGCAGGCCTCATCACCTATATGCGAACCGACGGCGTGCAGATGGCGCCGGAGGCGATCGATGCCGCGCGCGATGCCATCGTGAACGAGTTCGGCGCAAAGTACCTGCCCGAAAAGCCGCGCTACTATTCGGTCAAGGCCAAGAATGCCCAGGAAGCGCATGAGGCGATCCGCCCGACCGATTTCAAGCGCACGCCGGCATCGGTCCGGCAATATCTCGATGCCGACCAGGCACGGCTCTACGAGCTGATCTGGAAGCGCGCCATCGCCAGCCAGATGCAGCCGGCCGAGATCGAGCGCACCACGGTCGAGATCGAGGCCGTCAACGGCGCCCGCACGGCGGAGCTCCGCGCGGTCGGCTCAGTCATCCGCTTCGACGGCTTCATCGCCGCCTACACCGACCAGAAGGACGAGGACGCCGAGGACGAGGAAAGCCGCCGCCTGCCCGAGATCCGAGCCAATGAGCAGCTTGCACGCGAGGCGATCAACGCCACCCAGCACACGACCGAGCCGCCGCCGCGCTATTCCGAGGCATCTCTGATCAAGAAGCTTGAAGAACTCGGCATCGGCCGGCCGTCGACCTATACGGCGATCCTGAAGACGCTGGAGGATCGCGACTATGTCGCCATCGACCGGCGCAAGCTGGTGCCGCAGGCCAAGGGCCGGCTGCTTTCGGCTTTCCTCGAAAGCTTTTTCGAGCGCTATGTCGAATATGACTTCACCGCTTCGCTCGAGGAAAAGCTCGACGAGATCTCCGACGGCAAGCTCGCCTGGAAGGATGTGCTGCGCGACTTCTGGAAGGATTTTTCCGGCGCGGTCGACGACATCAAGGAACTGCGCGTCACCGACGTGCTCGACGCGCTCAACGACGAACTGGCGCCGCTGGTCTTCCCGGCGCGCGAGGACGGCTCGAACCCGCGCATCTGCCCGAAATGCGGCTCAGGCAATCTGTCGCTGAAGCTCGGCAAGTTCGGCGCCTTCGTCGGTTGCTCGAACTATCCGGAATGTTCCTACACCCGCCAGCTTGGCGACGCCGCCAATCCCAATGGCGAGAATGGCAATGGCGAGGACGGGGTCAAGCTTCTCGGCAAGGATCCTTACACTGCCGAGGAGATCACGCTGCGCAGCGGCCGTTTCGGCCCCTATATCCAGCGCGGCGAAGGCAAGGACGCCAAGCGCTCGAGCCTGCCCAAGGGCTGGACCGCCGAGTCGATCGATCATGAAAAGGCGCTGGCCCTGCTGGCCCTGCCCCGCGACGTCGGCAAGCACCCGGAGACCGGCAAGATGATCTCCGCCGGCCTTGGGCGCTACGGGCCCTTTGTGCTGCATGACGGCACCTATGCCAATCTGGAAAGCATCGAGGACGTCTTCTCGATCGGCCTGAACCGCGCCGTCTCGGTGATCGCCGAGAAGCAGCAGAAGGGCAAGGCCGGCCGCAACGGCGCCACGCCGGCGGCGTTGAAGGAACTGGGCGACCACCCCGACGGCGGCGGCAAGATCGTCGTCCGCGACGGACGCTATGGGCCTTACGTCAATTACGGCAAGGTCAATGCGACGCTGCCCAAGGGCAAGGACCCTCAGTCGGTGACGATGGAAGAGGCGCTCGCTTTGATCGCCGAAAAGGAAGCCAAGGGCGGAGGCGGCAAGAAGCCGTTCCGCAGGGCAGCCAAGAAAGGATAG